The following coding sequences lie in one Mercenaria mercenaria strain notata chromosome 5, MADL_Memer_1, whole genome shotgun sequence genomic window:
- the LOC123557447 gene encoding myosin-9-like — MPANASPEESSEEKARLIKLNNRLKEVEDENQRLKEELKDEKNKNRVSKQESADLKTKLQEARKKEDTNKITDVAVTSSPIPPANDEEKARISEELQSVKKEFENEKKKCEEEISRISEDLKKANKVLETERNTGEAKVKKLEDELNQAKQQAEAEKNDRVKAEEDREKLKREKDTAENTLAHTSKELEIARRESHIPRSPTRAPSDEWKSKIENAEMELKKEREQRLEKERENSRLVSDKDILEKEKKALLDEIEKLKASKEDELENLRKDLEMNYKNDTKRLEDTIRDMKASLRDSETAKEKLLTRLSSQTAAQVLDNNPNVSDLSDPNRPQKLGEQLSQVYDEQWTDATEALEKLEKNEEDILKTLLDLIVAIYKHCKEAAENQLSRIEEDLFLPPLENASTNGPETNGTEHLKSPTTSKHSMSKDNENSGAREKDNPKRSLSSSKVKGEKLPEIPAEVRKGIKEYRKKVTKQVWPVIEKEVLSKLRKNDEFDEGVIEACMRYITKCVEICWLMRVQDPPVSLSWTVPEDKSFNGDVYRAYTKSGTHVEYVVWPTIYLYEDGPILMKGVAQGTKQ, encoded by the exons ATGCCTGCAAATGC ATCACCTGAAGAATCTTCTGAAGAGAAAGCTAGATTAATAAAGCTGAATAACCGACTTAAAGAAGTCGAAGATGAAAATCAAAGACTCAAAGAAGaattaaaagatgaaaaaaacAAGAACAGAGTATCGAAACAAGAATCGGCTGATCTAAAAACCAAACTACAAGAAGCTAGAAAGAAGGAAGACACAAATAAAATTACCGATGTGGCAGTGACTTCATCCCCAATACC ACCTGCCAACGACGAAGAAAAAGCACGGATATCAGAAGAGCTACAATCGGTCAAAAAAGAGTTCGAAAATGAGAAGAAAAAATGTGAAGAAGAAATCAGTAGAATATCAGAAGACCTGAAGAAGGCAAATAAGGTActtgaaacagaaagaaatacagGTGAAGCAAAGGTGAAAAAGTTGGAGGATGAGTTAAATCAAGCTAAACAACAGGCAGAAGCAGAGAAGAATGACAGAGTCAAAGCTGAAGAAGACAGAGAAAA aCTTAAACGTGAAAAGGATACGGCTGAAAACACGCTTGCCCATACTAGTAAGGAACTAGAAATTGCTAGAAGGGAAAGTCATATACCCAGAAGTCCAACAAG GGCCCCATCGGATGAATGGAAGTCAAAAATAGAAAACGCAGAAATGGAGCTGAAGAAGGAGAGAGAGCAAAGACTAGAAAAGGAAAGAGAAAATAGCAG ATTAGTCAGCGATAAAGACATACTGGAGAAGGAAAAGAAAGCTCTTCTGGACGAAATAGAAAAACTAAAAGCTTCCAAGGAAGACGAACTTGAAAA CTTGAGAAAGGACTTGGAAATGAACTATAAGAACGATACAAAACGACTAGAAGATACCATAAGAGACATGAAGGCATCACTGAGAGATTCAGAAACTGCGAAGGAAAAGTTACTCACAAG ACTTAGTTCTCAGACTGCAGCTCAGGTGTTGGACAACAACCCTAACGTCTCGGACCTGAGTGACCCGAATAGACCACAGAAGCTTGGAGAGCAACTATCACAAGTTTATGATGAGCAGTGGACAGATGCAACTGAAGCCCTTGAAAAGCTAGAGAAAAATGAAGAAGACATTCTGAAAACTTTATTAGATCTCATTGTT gctatTTATAAACATTGTAAAGAAGCGGCGGAGAACCAGCTATCACGTATAGAAGAGGATTTGTTCTTACCTCCCCTGGAAAATGCATCAACCAATGGTCCCGAGACAAATGGTACAGAACATCTGAAGAGTCCAACAACTTCCAAACATTCCATGTCAAAG GATAATGAGAATTCCGGTGCAAGGGAGAAAGATAATCCCAAACGTTCCCTTTCTAGTTCCAAG GTAAAAGGAGAAAAATTACCAGAAATTCCAGCAGAAGTGAGAAAGGGTATAAAAGAATATAGAAAGAAAGTAACTAAACAAGTCTGGCCGGTCATAGAAAAG gaaGTCTTAAGCAAACTCCGGAAGAATGACGAGTTTGATGAGGGTGTTATCGAGGCCTGTATGCGATATATTACAAAATGCGTGGAAATCTGTTGGCTCATGCGGGTACAGGATCCCCCGGTATCGCTGTCTTGGACTGTCCCCGAAGATAAATCGTTTAATGGCGATGTTTACCGAGCGTACACGAAAAGTGGCACCCATGTTGAATACGTCGTATGGCCGACAATATACCTTTATGAAGATGGACCTATCTTAATGAAAGGCGTGGCACAGGGAACCAAACAATAA